The Actinomycetota bacterium DNA window ATGGTCCTCTTCATAGACCTGTTCCTGGGCTCGGGATCCCAGCGGGAAGAGAAAAAGCTGATTCTGACCGGAGCCGCCGGGTCCGGAGGTTTGTGGGACGAGCTCTGGCTGCAGTTCGACGACCTGCCGGTTCGGCTGCCGGCCGGCGCCCGGTCGGAGCCCGGCGGCTAAAAAAGGCGCCTCAGCCAGCCGCCGGTCCAGTAGGAGGGCCCCTGCGTGATCGAGCCCTCGTTGAACACCGGAGCAGGCGCCTCGACGGCAAACTCGGCGTGGGACTCAAGAAAGCTTTCGACGGCGCCGAGCGGGTTGTTCGACGCCCAATTCTCGCCCGCAAGCGGTGCGCCCGCCACGGCGGTCATGATGCCGCCGTCCGCCACCACCATGTAGGAGCCCGGGCCGACGAAGCCCGAGTACGCCTCGAGCTCGCCCAGGACGTGCTCCCGTGTGTGGTTGCTGTCGAGGACCACCAACGCCGTCTCGCCGGGGTTGACCAGCGCACGCACCTGCGCAACCGTCTCGGGGGCCACCGAGGAACCCTCCACCATGTCGATCAGGTCAAAAAGCTCGTGGGCCTCGATTGCCGCCCGGTTGTGGGGGCGGATCTCGACGTCGATCCCGACCACCCTCCCGCGGCCCATGGCCCGGCACAGGCCGGCGTAGAAGATCAGCGACCCGCCGTGGGCAATGCCGGTCTCGATGATCACGTCGGGCTTGACCCGGTAGACCACCTCCTGCATCCGGACGATGTCCTCAGGCAACTGCAGGATCGGCCGGCCCAGCCAGGTGAAGCCGTAGACGTACTTGTTGTCGAACCCGACCCTCACCCAGGCCTTGCTGACCTCGGCGAAGGCCTCGGGGGTGTCGAACCGGTGGCGGGTTACCTTCCCGGCTTCGGTGACCTCCACATAGCCGTCGTCGAAGTTGACGCTAAGAGTCGCCAACTGCCGGCCTAGCTACGGATCGGGTCAGTCAAGAACTTCGACCTGCGGGATCGGCAGCACGAACCGGCCGCCCCACTCCCTGATGGGAGCCATCTGGCTCATAATCTCGTCCTTCAGGTTCCACACCAGAATCAGCAGGTAGTCGGGACGGGTCTCGGCGATCTTGTCCGGGGAGTGGATGGGAATCCTGGTCCCGGGCAGGAACCGCTCCTGCTTGTGGGGGTTGAGGTCGGTTACGTATGCCACCTGGTCGGGGGTGGCCCCTGCCGAGTTCAGCAGGATCGTCCCCTTGGCCGCGGCGCCGTAGCCGACCACGGTCTTGCCCTCGTCTTTGGCCCTGGCCAGGAACCCCCGGACGCCGTCCAGCACACCCTCGACCGCCTGGGTGTAACCGGAGTAGGTCTCCATCCGGTCGAGACCCCCGGCTTTTTCGGCAGCCCGAACTTCGGCAAGACCCGGGCCGGCCGGCCGCAACGGGCCGTCGGACCGCTGCGCCAGCACCCGGAGGCTCCCGCCGTGGGTGGGGATCTGCACCACGTCGAACACCTCGAGGCCCTTCGCGTTCAGGACCGGCTCGAGTGAGTGCAGGGACAGGTAGGAGAAGTGTTCGTGGTAGATCGTGTCGAACTGGCGCTTCTCCAGGATGTTCAGCAGGTGGGGAAACTCAATCGACAGCACGCCGCCCGGTTTCAGCACCGTGGCCAGGCCGGCGGTGAAGTCCTGGAGATCGGGGACGTGGGCGATGACGTTGTTGGCGACCACCAGGTCGGCGGGGTGGCCGGTGTCGATCAGGTCCTCGGCAACCGCCAGGCCGAAGAAGTTGTTCTGGGTCGGGATGCCGGCCTCGTTGGCCAGCTTGGCGATGTTGGCGGCCGGCTCGACACCCAGGACCGGGATGCCGGCGGCCATGAACTCTTTGAGAAGGTACCCGTCGTTGCTGGCGATCTCGACCACCAGGCTCGAGGGGCCGAGCGAGTACTCCTTCAGCGCCCAATCCGCGAATCGCTTTGAGTGCTCCAGCCACGACTCGGAGTAGGAGGAGAAGTAGGCGTAGTCCGAGAAGATCTCCTCCGGAGAGACGATCTCGGTCACCTGCACCAGCTGGCAGGCGTCGCACACCCAGGCTTTGAGCGGGTAGCGCGCCTGATCCGCCGTGGAGTCCAGCGGGGGGTACTCGTTGACCAGGGGCATGTCGCCCAGGTCCAGGAGGACTGTCGAAAGCTCGGCGTCGCAGCCGCGGCATATCGCTCGGATCGGTTCGGCGGTCACTTTGGCAACATCTCGAGGTATCTCCGTATCTGATCGATGGAGGTGGTCCGCCGCTCCGACGTGTCCGGGGCGGCACGGTGCCACTCGGCGGTCCAGCGCACCGCGGTGTCGATGTCCACCAGCGGGGACCAGCCCAGCGTCTGGGTTGCGATGGTGGAGTCTAGCCGAAGCTGTACCGCCTCGGGGAAGCTCTCGCCGACATCCACCCAGCTGCCGGAGCCGATCTCGGCCAGCGTGCGGTCGACCAACTCACCCACCGGGACCGAATCCTCCAGGTGCGGTCCGAAGTTCACCGCCTTGGGAGCGCCGTCCGGATCGGAGTAAAGCCTCTCGGCCAGCAGCAGGTACCCCCACAGGGGGTTCAGAACGAACTGCCAGGGTCGCACCGCCTTCGGGTTGCGCAGCTCGATCACCCTCCCGGCGGCCAGCGAGCGGAAGACGTCGGGCAGAAGGCGCTGCTGGGACTGGTCCCCTCCCCCGATCACGTTGCCGGCCCGGGCGGTCGCGATCCGGGGGGCGAGAGCCTTGGTCGGGTCGCGGCGGAACGCCTTCACCACGAACTCGACGCAGGCTTTGGACCCCGAGTAGGGGCCGGTTCCGCCCAGCGGGTCGTCCTCCTTGAACGGGCGGCCCAGC harbors:
- a CDS encoding CmcI family methyltransferase, giving the protein MATLSVNFDDGYVEVTEAGKVTRHRFDTPEAFAEVSKAWVRVGFDNKYVYGFTWLGRPILQLPEDIVRMQEVVYRVKPDVIIETGIAHGGSLIFYAGLCRAMGRGRVVGIDVEIRPHNRAAIEAHELFDLIDMVEGSSVAPETVAQVRALVNPGETALVVLDSNHTREHVLGELEAYSGFVGPGSYMVVADGGIMTAVAGAPLAGENWASNNPLGAVESFLESHAEFAVEAPAPVFNEGSITQGPSYWTGGWLRRLF
- a CDS encoding class I SAM-dependent methyltransferase yields the protein MTAEPIRAICRGCDAELSTVLLDLGDMPLVNEYPPLDSTADQARYPLKAWVCDACQLVQVTEIVSPEEIFSDYAYFSSYSESWLEHSKRFADWALKEYSLGPSSLVVEIASNDGYLLKEFMAAGIPVLGVEPAANIAKLANEAGIPTQNNFFGLAVAEDLIDTGHPADLVVANNVIAHVPDLQDFTAGLATVLKPGGVLSIEFPHLLNILEKRQFDTIYHEHFSYLSLHSLEPVLNAKGLEVFDVVQIPTHGGSLRVLAQRSDGPLRPAGPGLAEVRAAEKAGGLDRMETYSGYTQAVEGVLDGVRGFLARAKDEGKTVVGYGAAAKGTILLNSAGATPDQVAYVTDLNPHKQERFLPGTRIPIHSPDKIAETRPDYLLILVWNLKDEIMSQMAPIREWGGRFVLPIPQVEVLD
- the rfbG gene encoding CDP-glucose 4,6-dehydratase, which codes for MDARDVGVNPAFWDGRRVLVTGHTGFKGSWLCLLLEQLNARVTGIGLEPPEGGAFSSFLPWTRVDSHISDLRDPEKTAAIVAGCRPEVVIHMAAQALEPVGFADPILTYSTNVMSTVNLLVAVSEVPECRSMVVVTSDKVYENSELGRPFKEDDPLGGTGPYSGSKACVEFVVKAFRRDPTKALAPRIATARAGNVIGGGDQSQQRLLPDVFRSLAAGRVIELRNPKAVRPWQFVLNPLWGYLLLAERLYSDPDGAPKAVNFGPHLEDSVPVGELVDRTLAEIGSGSWVDVGESFPEAVQLRLDSTIATQTLGWSPLVDIDTAVRWTAEWHRAAPDTSERRTTSIDQIRRYLEMLPK